The genomic window GGTAATCGACATGATGATTTCCAAGATCACCACGGTGATGCCGGTCGGATGCCAATCACGGCTGAACGAGCGGATGAACTCGACGACCACCCGAGCGATGAGCAGCAGCCAGAAGATGAACAGCGCAAATCCAAGGATCTGGAAGAAGAGCACCAACGAAAGTCCCGACCTTACGATGAGATGGTCATTCGACGCGCGCGAGCGCGGCAACAGCCAGCGTACCGACTCGCTAGCCAATCAGACATCTCACCTGCGCCGGACGGCGCAGCTCCAAGGCCACGACCCCGCCGGGCCCGCGGGCCGGGCTCGCTACTGGTAAGCGTAGAAGCCGGTTTCGGCGATCCGGCGACGCTCCTCCGGCGATACGTCGACGTCGGCGGGCGACAGCAGGAACACCTTGGTCGCGACCTTGTCGAACGAGCCGCGCAGGGCGAAGGCCAGGCCGGCGGCGAAGTCGACCAACCGCTTGGCGTCGGCGTTATCCATCGACACCAGGTCCATGATGACCGGGGTTCCGTCGCGGAATCGCTCGCCGATGGTGCGGGCTTCGCTGTAGTCCTTGGGCCGCAACGTGGTGATCTTCGACAGCGGGTGGCCCTCCTCGAACATCATCGCCATCCGGCGCGGGTCCATGGCCAGCGCGCCACGGGTGCCGCCGCCGCGGAGGAACGAGCCAAGGCGCGGCCTGCTCATTTCGGGCCGGTCGAAGTCGCGGCCGCGGAACGGGGGCTCGTCGGCGTAGCCGCCGCGGTAGCCGGCCGGCGCATAGTCGGGCTCGCCGCGCGGGTCGTCGTAGTCCCGTCCGTCGTAGCGGCCATCCAGACGGCCATCCAGACGGCCATAGCCGTCGTCGAACCGGGGCCGCGGGAAACCCCGGGAGGGCGCGCGGTCGTCGTAGTACTCGTCTTCGTAGTCGTCCATCGGGGCCATACCGAAGTACGCCTTGACCTTGTGCAGTGTGCTCATCGCGTTAGACCCTTCTAGCCCCTGGGATTATTGATGTCTGTGATGAAGGTGTGACTACAGTGACTACTCACGGTGACGGTAGCTGTCGAGGGCCCAACAGCGCGGTACCGACACGCACACACGTCGAACCGTGTTTTACGGCGATTTCGAGATCGTTCGACATCCCGGCGGACAAACCGAGCGCATTCGGATGTGACTCGAGCACCCGGCGGTGCTCGGTTTGCAGCCGCTCGAACGCCGCCTCCGGATCGCCGCCCAGCGGCGGAATACCCATCAGTCCGATCAGCTCGAGACTGTCCGCCGCGTCGACCTGCGCGCACACCTCGTCGACGGCGCCGGGGACGGTCATGTCGACGCCGCCGCGGGACACGTCGCCGTCCAGACTGATCTGGACGTAGACCCGCAGGCGGTCCTTCCGCAAGCCGTCGGCCAGCGCCGCGGCTATCGCCCGGTCGAGGGCGGTGACCAGCGGCGAGCTGTCGACCGAGTGCGCCGTATGCGCCCAGCGGGCCAGTGATTTGGCCTTTTTTCGCTGAATCCGGCCGACCATGTGCCAGTGCACTTCCCGGGAATCCGGCCGCCCGGAAGCGGCGGAAGCCGCAACCAACCGCGTGAGTTCGGCCACCTTTGCCGAAGCTTCTTGTTCGCGGGATTCGCCCACTGATCGGCAACCCAATCGAGACAAAATCGCGACATCGGTTACCGGAAAGAATTTCGTAATTGGGAGAAGTTCAATTTCGCCGACATTGCGGCCCGCGCGCTGCGCGGCCAATGCAAGTCGTGAACGAACCGCCGCCAACGCGTGCGTCAATTCCGATTCGCGATTTCCTTGCGCGTCCGGAGCCGGCACGTCCCCCGCCATGACAGTCATTCCATCCACACCAACGACGCCAGCCGCCCGGTTGGCGCACCCCGGCGATGACTGAACAAGGCAGCGTCAGCCACCGTGCACCGCGGATCGATGTCGATCGAGGTGACACCCAAATCCTTTAGCTGGCAGGCGATTCCGGCCCGAAGGTCGAGACCGGGCGTTCCTTTGGCGGTGGTGGTGCGGCTGCCCGGCAGGGCCGTCTCGACCTCGTCGGCCATGGCGGCGGGCACCTCGTAATTGCAGCCGCTGACCGCCGGCCCGAGCAATGCCGAGATGTCGCCGGTACGCGCACCGAGCTTCTCCATCGCCTCGACGGCGCGGGGGACAACTCCCTTCGCCGCCCCGACGCGGCCGGCGTGAATTGCCGCGGCCACACCGGCGCGGGCGTCGGCCAATAAGACCGGGACGCAATCGGCGGTCACCACCGCCAATGCCAGTCGCGGCGTGCGCGTGACCAACGCGTCGGTGTCGTCGATGACGGCGTTCGGCGGCTCGTCGACCAGGACGACCCGATCGCCGTGCACCTGGTTCATCCACACCACCCGGTCGGCACCCAGGCCGACGGCCGCGGCGAGCCGGGCGCGGTTGGCGGTCACCGCCGCCGGATCGTCGCCCACGTGGTCGCCGAGGTTGAAGGTGTCGAACGGCGGCTTGGATACGCCGCCCGCACGGGTGGTGGTCACGCGCCGGATACGAACGCTCACCTCACCAGTATCCGGCGCGCGCCGAATGCTCAAGGGCTCAGCGGCGCATGAAGGGCGGCACATCGACGTCGTCGTCATCTCCGCCGATACTCAGCGTCGCGCCGTTGGTGTGCACCGGAACACTGACGGCGTCGACCGGTTCGAACAGCGTCGACGTGAGCTTTCCGGCCTTGGCCGACTCGATCCGGTGCGCGCCGCCGGCCTTCTCCACGCCGGCGGCACCTCCGACGCCTACGACGGGCTTGCGGCCGGCGCCGGCAGCGTCGAAGCCCGCCGCGATGACGGTGACGCGCACCTCGTCGCCCAGCGAGTCGTCGATGACGGTTCCGAAGATGATGTTGGCGTCCTGATGGGCCGCGTCCTGCACCAGCGAGGCCGCCTCGTTGATCTCGAACAGACCCAGGTCACTGCCACCGGCGATCGACATCAGCACGCCGTGGGCACCTTCCATCGACGCTTCCAGCAGCGGCGAGTTGATCGCGATCTCGGCGGCCTTGAGCGAACGGCCTTCGCCGCGGGCCGAACCGATACCCATCAGCGCCGTACCCGCGCCGGACATGATGCCCTTGACGTCGGCAAAGTCGACGTTGATCAGGCCGGGCGTGGTGATCAGGTCGGTGATGCCCTGCACGCCGTTGAGCAGCACCTCGTCGGCGCTGCGGAACGCGTCCATCAGCGATACCGCGGCGTCGCCCATCTGCAGCAGCCGGTCGTTGGGAATCACGATCAGGGTGTCGCAACTCTCCCGCAGCGCGGCGATGCCGGTCTCGGCCTGGTTGCCGCGCCGCTTGCCCTCGAAGGAGAACGGCCGAGTGACCACGCCGACGGTCAGCGCGCCCAGCTTGCGCGCGATGCTGGCGACGACGGGCGCGCCGCCGGTCCCGGTTCCACCGCCCTCCCCGGCGGTGACGAACACCATGTCCGCCCCGCGCAGCAGCTCTTCGATCTCGTCCTTGGCGTCCTCGGCGGCCTTGCGCCCGACCTCCGGGTCGGCGCCGGCGCCCAATCCCCGGGTGGACTCCCGGCCCACGTCCAGCTTGACGTCGGCATCGCTCATCAACAGCGCCTGAGCGTCGGTGTTGATCGCGATGAACTCCACGCCCTTGAGGCCCTGTTCGATCATCCGGTTGACGGCGTTGACGCCGCCGCCGCCGATACCTACGACCTTGATGACGGCCAGGTAGTTATGCGGGGGGGTCATCATTCGTCTTCCTCCCTGGTGGCTCTGGTTCTCCCCGATGGGGTTCTCGCGTACTCCGTGGCGGCTTACCCGGCAAACCCTCAACCTCAACCATAGAGTTAGAGTTATGTCAAGTACTTCCGCGCAACCAGAACGGTATGGGCATGGCGCGCGCTAACCCCGCAGGCGCGCCGACGCGCGGCGCGCAAATTTTTCGGCCCCGCGTCAGGGCCGCTACTTGACCGTGGGCAGATCCGGACTGGAGACGTCGTAGGTCTTGCCCGGTTGGGTCAGCAGCGCGGCCAGCTTCTCGGCCTTTTCCTCGGTGCGGTCCGTGGTCCCCCAGATCACCACTCGACCGTCGCCGAGCGTGAGCGTGATAGACGCGACCGACGGTGCCGCGACCCGGCCCACCTGACCGGCGACCTCGGGACGGAGCGCCAGGAGCACCTGGAGGGCGGCCTTGGTGGTCGGGTCGGTCGGTCCGGGATCGGCGACGTCGAGGTAGGGCAGCGCGGGCGGCGGCGGCCCGGTCGCGAAATCGACGCCGTCGCGGTCGAACAGATGCGGACCGTCCGCAAAGTCCTTGACCGCCACCGGCACTCGTTCCACGATCGTGATCCGCAGCGCCGACGGGTATTGCCGCTGGACGCGGGCGCTGGCTACCCGCCGGATCGCGGCCACCCGGTCGGCGACCTGGTTGGTGTTGATCTGCAGCAGCGGGGTCCCGATGCGCACCTGCGCGGCGTCGAGAACCTCCTCGCGGGTCACCGTTCCCGTGCCGGTGACGACGATGTTGCGCGCCGACATCGCGGGCGTGAAATAGAGGGCCAGCGCGAGCCCCACCCCGACGATGACCAGCAACACCGTCGCGAGCAGCATCTTGAGGCCGCGAACCACGCCTCGCGCAACAGGTTTGGGCTCGTTGGCGAGGCGCCCGCTGGCTCGGCGTTTGGCCTCTCGGCGGGCTTCCTCGATGGCGGTGGCGCGAGCCTGCGCGGCGCGGCGCTCTGCCCGCTCGCGCCGGGCCCGACGGCGCGGGCCCTCGAAATCGTCCTCGCCGGCCTGGGTTTCGGCGTCCTGCGGTTGGCCCTTGTCGACCAGAATCGGTTCGGTGATGGCGGCCTCGGCCTCGGGTGCGGGCGACTCGGCGGCCGTGGCGTCCGGCGGCTCGGTCATGGCGACTCCCCCGGCCGGCCGGGAGCGCTGCGATTGGCCCGCATCCGCAGCGCGGACACGATCTCGGGGCCCAGCATGGTCACGTCGCCGGCACCCATCGTGACGATGACGTCGCCGGGTCCGGCCGCGGCGGCCACCTGCTCGGCCGCCGCCGAGAAGTCCGGCAGGTAACGAGCGGGCACGCTGACGTGCGCGGCGACGCTCGCCCCGCTGACGCCGGCCAGTGGTTGTTCGCGAGCGCCGTAGACGTCGAGGACGAACACCTCGTCGGCAGCGCTCAGCGCCTTGCCGAAGTCGGCAGCGAAAGCCTTTGTCCGCGAATACAAATGGGGCTGGAACACCACCAGTGCGCGACCCTCGCCGTGTTGCTCGAGCAGCCCGCGGACCGCCCCCAGCGTCACACTGATCTCGGTCGGGTGGTGGGCATAGTCGTCGAACACCCGCACCGACCCCGGGCCGACCACTGCGGTGCCGACGAACTCGAACCGGCGGCGCACACCCTCGAAGCCGGCCAGGCCGTCGAGCACCTCGTCGACGGGCGCGCCGACCTCGGTCGCCGCCAGCAGCGCGCCCAAGGCGTTGAGCGCCATATGCCGCCCGGGGACCGCCAGCCGCATCGCCCGCACGGGTATCCGATCTCGTTCCGAGGCGAGCTGGATGTGTGCGACCGCCTCGGTGCCGTGCTGCTCCCAGGACAGCAACGTGCCGGCGAGCTCGCCGTACGATGCGCCTGCAGAGCCGCCCTGCGATCCGTACCGCAGCACCCGGATTCCCAGCTCGGCACTGCGCCGGGCCAGTTCGGCCGCACCCGGATCGTCGATGCACGCCACCAGGACGCCGCCCGGGGCAAGACGCTCGACGAAGGAATCGAACACCCCGACGTAGGCGTCGGCGCTGCCGTAGAAGTCCAGGTGGTCGAGCTCGATGTTGGTGACCACCGCGACGTCGGGCGCGTACTCCAGCAGCGAGCCGTCGCTCTCGTCGGCCTCGGCAACGAAGCAGTCCCCGCTGCCGTGGTGCGCGTTGGTACCGGCCTCGCCGAGGTCGCCGCCCACGGCGAACGACGGGTCGCGGCCGCAGTGCTGCAGCGCGACGATCAGCATCGACGTCGTCGTCGTCTTCCCGTGGGTACCGGTCACCATCAGGGCGGTGCGCCCGGCCATCAGCTTGGCCAGCACGGTCGGTCGCAGCACCACCGGTATGCCGCGGCGCCGGGCCTCGACGAGCTCGGGGTTGGTCTTCGGGATGGCCGCGTGCGTGGTGATCACCGCCGTCGCGCCGCCGGGCAGCAGATCCAGGGACGAGGCGTCGTGCCCGATGCGGATCAGCGCGCCCCGCGCCCGCAGCGCGTGCACGCCGCGCGACTCCTTGGCGTCCGAACCCGACACCATGCCGCCGCGATCGAGCAGGATGCGGGCGATGCCCGACATCCCGGCTCCCCCGATGCCCACCATGTGCACCCGCTGCAATTCGGGCGGCAATTGCTCGGCGGTCACGGCGTTTTCCCGGTCCTCTTGGCAGACCCGGGCCCCCCACGCCCCCCATCACGCGCTCGTCGCGCAATGTCCAGCGCCGCCTCGGCGACCTGGCGCGCTGCCTCCGGATGCCCCACCTGCGCGGCGGCCGCGGTCATCACCGCCAGCCGCGGCGGGTCGGTGAGCAGGCCGCAGACCTCCCGCGCCACCAGCTCCGGCGTCAGATCGCCGTCGGCGACGACCATGCCACCCCCGGCGTTGACCACCGGCAGCGCGTTCAGCCGCTGCTCGCCGTTTCCGATCGGCAGCGGCACATAGATCGCCGGGAGGCCCACGGCCGACACCTCGGCGACGGTCATCGCGCCGGACCGGCAGATCGCCAGGTCGGCGGCGGCGTAGGCCAGGTCCATCCGGTCCAGGTAGGGCACCGCCACGTACGGTGGATCGCCGGGGCCGGGCGTGCGCAGCTCGAGAGTGTTCTTGGGCCCGTGCGCGTGCAAGACGGCCACGCCGGCGGCGGCCAGGTCGGCGGCGGCCGCGGCCACCGCCCGGTTGAGCGACACCGCACCCTGGGAACCGCCGAACACCAGCAGCACCCGGGCGTCGTCGGCGAAGCCGAAGTGGCTGCGCGCCTCGGCCCGCAGGCTCGCGCGGTCCAGGGAGGTGATGGCGGCGCGCACCGGGATGCCGACCACCTCGGCGCCGCGCAGCCCGGAATCGGGCACGGCCGACAGAATCCGGTCGGCGCTGCGCGCGCCGACCCGGTTGGCGATGCCGGCACGAGCATTTGCCTCGTGGATCAGCACGGGGACACGGCGCCGGACCCCGGGGAAGCCGCGGGCGGCCAGGTAGGCGGGCAGGGCCACGTATCCCCCGAATCCGACGACCACGTCGGCGTCGACGGCGTCGAGCACCGCGCGCGTCTCGCGGACGGCCCGCCAGACCCGCGGTGGCAGCCGGGCCAGGTCGCCGCTGGGCTTGCGGGGCAGCGGCACCGGCGTGATCAGCTCGAGGTCGTACCCGCGTTCAGGCACCAGCCGGGTTTCCAGTCCGCGCGCGGTGCCCAGCGCGGTGATCCGGACGCCGGGGTCCAGTGCGGAGAGCGCATCGGCAACGGCCATCGCCGGCTCAACGTGGCCAGCGGTGCCGCCGCCGGCCAATACCACTGACAGGCCGGAACGGACCGATGATGCGGCACCGGCGGGCGAGGGACTCGCCCCCTGCCCGCCGGTCGGCTCCCTGACCATGTTGTTCACCCGTAACGCTGACCTTCCAATGCGCGAGAGCGCCGTACTTGACGCCGACCGGCTGCCACATCGGCATGGCGCCGGCGAGATCCATGATGCCCTGAGTGGGTGGCCTGGCGGGCACCCGTTCGGGGGAAAGCCGGCCGCATCGGCGGATCGGCGTTGCGCCTCGACGTTTTGGCAGACGGTATGGCGGCCTTGCGCGCAGGCGGCTGAGGGGCCTTGCGGCCCTTGCCCTGGGCGGGCGACCGGGTCGGCTGCGCGCTGCTGCGCTTGCGGTCGCGGAACGCCTCGATGCGCGGCGGCGTGTACGGCTCGGGCGGCGGCAACCGCAGCAGCCGATTCATCTTGTCATCACGCCCGGCCCGCAGCGCGGCAACCGCGTCAGGCTCGTGCCGAGCCGCGTTCGCCATCAGGCCTATCATGAAAAGCGTTGCCGCCGTTGATGTTCCACCAGCCGAGATGAGAGGTAACTGCAGGCCGGTCACCGGCAGCACGCCGATCACGTAACCGATGTTGATGAACGCCTGACCCAGCACCCACATCGTCGTGGTGGCGGTCAGCAAACGCAAGAACGGGTCGGCCGAGCGGCGTGCGATCCGCATGCCCGTATAGGCGAACAACCCGAACAGCCCCAGCAGGGCGAACGCGCCGACGAAGCCGAGTTCCTCGCCGATGATCGCGAAGATGAAGTCGTTGTGCGCGTTGGGCAGGTAGTTCCATTTCGCGACGCCCTGGCCCAGGCCGTCCCCGAAGACCCCGCCGTGCGCCAGTGCGAACT from Mycobacterium shigaense includes these protein-coding regions:
- a CDS encoding YggT family protein — its product is MVLFFQILGFALFIFWLLLIARVVVEFIRSFSRDWHPTGITVVILEIIMSITDPPVKLLRRLIPQLTIGAVRFDLSIMVLLLVAFIGMQLAFGAAA
- a CDS encoding cell division protein SepF; translation: MSTLHKVKAYFGMAPMDDYEDEYYDDRAPSRGFPRPRFDDGYGRLDGRLDGRYDGRDYDDPRGEPDYAPAGYRGGYADEPPFRGRDFDRPEMSRPRLGSFLRGGGTRGALAMDPRRMAMMFEEGHPLSKITTLRPKDYSEARTIGERFRDGTPVIMDLVSMDNADAKRLVDFAAGLAFALRGSFDKVATKVFLLSPADVDVSPEERRRIAETGFYAYQ
- a CDS encoding YggS family pyridoxal phosphate enzyme; amino-acid sequence: MAGDVPAPDAQGNRESELTHALAAVRSRLALAAQRAGRNVGEIELLPITKFFPVTDVAILSRLGCRSVGESREQEASAKVAELTRLVAASAASGRPDSREVHWHMVGRIQRKKAKSLARWAHTAHSVDSSPLVTALDRAIAAALADGLRKDRLRVYVQISLDGDVSRGGVDMTVPGAVDEVCAQVDAADSLELIGLMGIPPLGGDPEAAFERLQTEHRRVLESHPNALGLSAGMSNDLEIAVKHGSTCVRVGTALLGPRQLPSP
- the pgeF gene encoding peptidoglycan editing factor PgeF, encoding MSVRIRRVTTTRAGGVSKPPFDTFNLGDHVGDDPAAVTANRARLAAAVGLGADRVVWMNQVHGDRVVLVDEPPNAVIDDTDALVTRTPRLALAVVTADCVPVLLADARAGVAAAIHAGRVGAAKGVVPRAVEAMEKLGARTGDISALLGPAVSGCNYEVPAAMADEVETALPGSRTTTAKGTPGLDLRAGIACQLKDLGVTSIDIDPRCTVADAALFSHRRGAPTGRLASLVWME
- the ftsZ gene encoding cell division protein FtsZ, whose product is MTPPHNYLAVIKVVGIGGGGVNAVNRMIEQGLKGVEFIAINTDAQALLMSDADVKLDVGRESTRGLGAGADPEVGRKAAEDAKDEIEELLRGADMVFVTAGEGGGTGTGGAPVVASIARKLGALTVGVVTRPFSFEGKRRGNQAETGIAALRESCDTLIVIPNDRLLQMGDAAVSLMDAFRSADEVLLNGVQGITDLITTPGLINVDFADVKGIMSGAGTALMGIGSARGEGRSLKAAEIAINSPLLEASMEGAHGVLMSIAGGSDLGLFEINEAASLVQDAAHQDANIIFGTVIDDSLGDEVRVTVIAAGFDAAGAGRKPVVGVGGAAGVEKAGGAHRIESAKAGKLTSTLFEPVDAVSVPVHTNGATLSIGGDDDDVDVPPFMRR
- a CDS encoding cell division protein FtsQ/DivIB, giving the protein MTEPPDATAAESPAPEAEAAITEPILVDKGQPQDAETQAGEDDFEGPRRRARRERAERRAAQARATAIEEARREAKRRASGRLANEPKPVARGVVRGLKMLLATVLLVIVGVGLALALYFTPAMSARNIVVTGTGTVTREEVLDAAQVRIGTPLLQINTNQVADRVAAIRRVASARVQRQYPSALRITIVERVPVAVKDFADGPHLFDRDGVDFATGPPPPALPYLDVADPGPTDPTTKAALQVLLALRPEVAGQVGRVAAPSVASITLTLGDGRVVIWGTTDRTEEKAEKLAALLTQPGKTYDVSSPDLPTVK
- the murC gene encoding UDP-N-acetylmuramate--L-alanine ligase, with amino-acid sequence MTAEQLPPELQRVHMVGIGGAGMSGIARILLDRGGMVSGSDAKESRGVHALRARGALIRIGHDASSLDLLPGGATAVITTHAAIPKTNPELVEARRRGIPVVLRPTVLAKLMAGRTALMVTGTHGKTTTTSMLIVALQHCGRDPSFAVGGDLGEAGTNAHHGSGDCFVAEADESDGSLLEYAPDVAVVTNIELDHLDFYGSADAYVGVFDSFVERLAPGGVLVACIDDPGAAELARRSAELGIRVLRYGSQGGSAGASYGELAGTLLSWEQHGTEAVAHIQLASERDRIPVRAMRLAVPGRHMALNALGALLAATEVGAPVDEVLDGLAGFEGVRRRFEFVGTAVVGPGSVRVFDDYAHHPTEISVTLGAVRGLLEQHGEGRALVVFQPHLYSRTKAFAADFGKALSAADEVFVLDVYGAREQPLAGVSGASVAAHVSVPARYLPDFSAAAEQVAAAAGPGDVIVTMGAGDVTMLGPEIVSALRMRANRSAPGRPGESP
- the murG gene encoding undecaprenyldiphospho-muramoylpentapeptide beta-N-acetylglucosaminyltransferase; translation: MVREPTGGQGASPSPAGAASSVRSGLSVVLAGGGTAGHVEPAMAVADALSALDPGVRITALGTARGLETRLVPERGYDLELITPVPLPRKPSGDLARLPPRVWRAVRETRAVLDAVDADVVVGFGGYVALPAYLAARGFPGVRRRVPVLIHEANARAGIANRVGARSADRILSAVPDSGLRGAEVVGIPVRAAITSLDRASLRAEARSHFGFADDARVLLVFGGSQGAVSLNRAVAAAAADLAAAGVAVLHAHGPKNTLELRTPGPGDPPYVAVPYLDRMDLAYAAADLAICRSGAMTVAEVSAVGLPAIYVPLPIGNGEQRLNALPVVNAGGGMVVADGDLTPELVAREVCGLLTDPPRLAVMTAAAAQVGHPEAARQVAEAALDIARRARDGGRGGPGSAKRTGKTP